In Rutidosis leptorrhynchoides isolate AG116_Rl617_1_P2 chromosome 6, CSIRO_AGI_Rlap_v1, whole genome shotgun sequence, the DNA window CAAGATATCAAGATCAagatatctatagttaatattaaaattctataatgataatatcattattaagctaattaatatgcattttaagtgtttgatgaaattttcagctgacgagtttcttagtcggactctgtgattccatggatcattaaacaaaattactttagcatttacgttcacttaatatctaaaacatatcattaaactgtttcgtttaaacaaaccagtGGTTGTACTTGTCACTATTAATTTGTAATACCTAAAACATAATTCCTGTTTTTGTTGAAAAAAACAAAGAAATAGAACGAGTTTGAAGAGTCGTGTGTAAAATTGGTAACTGTCAACGTGTTTCAGAACCACGTGGACATAACGATCGAGACAAAGAGAGATCACACCCTCCAAATCATCCCCAATCACCATACACTCTATCTAGATTCGAACCCTAATTCCAACTCTCATCAATGCCGACAGATCAAGCCGAGCTCACTTCCGATCAGGTATATATCTATACACATCACATCTTTTAATCATGTTCATTTGATCGGAATCTAGGGCTGATATACCCTATCAATCCCCGATTGTTTCAGATTCTAATTGAATTTTGAATATAATCGAGAAATCATTTGTTTCGTATAACTCTTATGGAACGGATATTGACTATTTGACTTATTAGATCGTGAGTTTGTGTGTGTGTGTCTCTGTGTGTGATTGACTGATTAACAGTTGTACGGTGTGATTGAGACTTATGAATGTAAATGAGATATTGTAGGTTTACTATATTTTGATGCTTATTTGTGTTGAGTAGGGATGAGATCGGTTCCGGAACCGTACTGTAACATACCAGAACCGGTTCAGATTCGGTTTTTTGGTTTTTCTGCTCATGCCTATATACAGTCAGCACAAATAGGAAAATTACTATTGAGAACAAATTTATTTGGAGTGGTCGGAGCCCCTTATGTCCTAACTATCCTCCGTCCTTGGCTGGCGCTTGCTGAGGTAGATTACTAGAATGATACCACTTAGGGTAAGACGAATACATAAGGGTGACATACATCAATCTAACATGAAGTAACTATTGTTCTATTTTGGTGGCGATAGATTCTGTGTTTCTGTTATTATATTGATTGATATTGATACTAGAAGCATCGACTGATTTCATTTTTATATGCGTTGCGTAAAGGTTTTGAGGAGGGACATCCCATGGGAGACCTACATGACAACTAAGCTGATCACCGGAACATCCCTCCAGCTTTTAAGACGCTATGACAAAAAGTCTGAAAATGACAGGGCACCGCTTCTTGAAAATGTAAGCTTACCTTGCTTATGCTCATTCTCTGTGCTAATACCAAAACAGGAAAGTGGTATTATATTTGTTAGATCCtcaatttcagtttgtatagatatTTGTTTGACAATAATGCATCTCAACCTTAACAAGCCGTTTATCCCTAACTAGTCATGGTAGGCTAGAATGAACCCCATATATATAATCAATTTATATCTGATTTAAGTGTAATTGACTCATTGTTGCAAGTGGTTTATTAAGAGACCCTTGTTGGGGATGGCACATATATTTCTTCTCTCTGTGTTCCCCAAGCTCTCTGTTGCAAGACTACCACTGCGATTTTGTACTTATATTGGCTTAAGATTAAATGACAAGTAACGTACGTTGCATGTTGTCACTTATTAATGAATTTGGTACTCAACAATATATTGAATTACTCACATTAATCAGTTCGAAAATTTACGATCTCTCTAATTTCTGTCACAGGACGGTCCTTCTTATATCCGCGTATTTATTAGCATCTTGCGTGACATACAGAAAGAGGACACTGTCGAATATGTGTTGGCTTTAATTGATGATATGCTTACAGGTGATTGGACAAATTATTACATTATCTCTTTGATTTCTTATGGCTGCATTTTTATCCTTTCTCATCCGTAATAAGAATGTAATCATAGCTAAACTTGGCTCGAAAATGTGGTCCGTTGATGCATCTTCAACTTGGTGAGGTTTCTGCTTTGATTGTCGTATATTGTTTTTTCGATTAATTGACTTACTGAGCATTTTTATTTGCAGTAAGCCCTAATAGAGCGAAGCTGTTTCATGACAAGTCTCTTGCAGATGAAGATATTTATGAACCTTTCCTGAGGTTTTTCTTTTACAATGTTATTGCTTTGTAGGAAAAGGAACACTATGTGACTACTGTTAAAATGTTGATACATGTATTATTTTTTTCTTCTGAATTGTGAATCATTTTATCTTAAACGGGTTTATGGTGTAGCTTCTAGTTTGATGTGTATGTATGTTTTTATTAAAATGCAATGTGCAAATGTTAATGAAGGTTGTTGTGATTCTTCAAATATGCTGACTCTTGCAGTAATCTATTAACTACGTGCTTATGTAATCCCAACCTTTTGCGCTTCAGATTGTTATGGAAAGGTAGCTGGTTCATACAAGAGAAGAGCTCTAAGATACTTACTTTGGTAGTGAGGTACCAAAAATATCGCTCTTGATACATAAGGCTTCATCAATGAATTTATTGATTCTGTTTTGCTGAAATTATAGTGCAAGGCCAAAACAAAATGGTTTGATTTCAAATGGAGAATCAAAGAAGAAAACTACCTCAAGTGATGATGTTTTGAAAGGATTGGTGGAGTGGCTATGCATTCAGGTTTGTAACAACTTATTCATGTTAAAAATAGTTTATTCACTTACACGATAACAAATGAGTAATGGCATACATTGAAAACAAATGAGTAAATTAAAATCGAGTGCCAGTCTCTAACTTCACGTAGAATGGTTATCACATTGTTGAGGTTTAATTGGCCCAGTTTAGTAGTTCAGTCTGAATCAttagcaattatcataaacacaaaTAGTCTCATTAGGTCGTTATCTTACATTTAAAGTAAATATCTCTTACAGTTGAAAAGGCCTTCACACCCGAGCCGTAGCATTCCGGTTTCTATCAGCTGTCTGGCAACTTTGTTGAAGGAACCTGTTGTTAGGTCTTCATTTGTTCAAGCGGATGGGGTGAAACTGCTTGTGCCACTCATTTCTCCTGCATCCACTCAGCAGTCAATTCAGGTAACCTTGACTCTTTTAATGTTATAGGTGTTAAATAGGTGGGTTTGGTAGTGTTTCTGTACGGTAACTATTTGGGACACGTGTCCAGTTGACCCCAAAACATTTGCTGTTATAGATAGCTAGTTTGtcaaaatattatttataagttatattatttcaataatatcagTTTGGACTACTATCATTTAGGAAATTTAATACATAAATTCTGGATTTTGAGACTTTCAGCCCGCTTCCTTGTAAGATACGgtgtatttattatgaaaaatatGATTATATTCTGTTTCTTTACCGCGAGAGATAAAATGTAACATGGTTGACCCATTTTTTATTAATAGTTTGAAAGCACCACGTTAAGGAATGTCTGTTTGTACAACCTGTCACTCTCTCTGTACACAAGCTAGCATCTTCTGCTTTTATAACTACCATAAACTTAATATTTTTGTGCGTTATATGATGTAAGCAATTAGTTGTCTATGAGACGTTTTTGTGTCCTTTGTGATAAAATTATAGGGTATCATTAACTTCATTTATTGTCAAACAGCTTCTATATGAAACATGCCTCTGTGTTTGGCTCTTGTCCTACTATGAACCTGCAATTGAGTACTTGGCTACATCTCGAGCTCTGCCACGGTTGTTGGACGTTGTCAAAGGTTCAACCAAAGAAAAGGTCCTCCCTTTACTTTCATCAATTCTTATTCAATCGCCTACTGCAATATTAAAAGTTCCTTACATTAGATTGTTACTTATAATACTACTTCATGGTGATCTAATTTTAGggttttattataatcattaatgtTGTTTATTAGGTTGTGAGGTTGATAGTGTTGACTTTTAAGAATCTGCTTTCAAAAGGAACCTTTGGAGCTCAGATGGTAGATCTTGGACTTCCACAAATTGTTCAAAGTTTGAAAGCACAGGCATGGAGTGACGAGGTGAATAATTATTTCACATAAATGAATTCACGAGCTTGCTTATTTAGTTATGAAAGGCTTGATTTCGGTTATGTTATATATCTAACATGCAATCAGAGGAAATTTATGAATTAGCTTAGAAGGAACTGGTTTAATGGGTCAGAAATCGCGCAAGAGTATGTTTTAATGCATATATCCTTCATTTTATTAACTAAATAGATTTTTGTTAACCCTGATCCAATATGTTTATCATGGTGAAAAGGTGAAGTACTAGATCATTTGAAAAGCAAATGGTGACCCATTTTTATCGGGTACCCAATCTAGTGCGCTAAGATCTGAATGGATGCTAATAGAGACATCTTTATTGCATATATTTAGAGATAACCTGTTTGAGTTGTAGTAACTTCTGTAAGTTCATATTTCGGCCATTttctttataattttatttttatttttcgtaggACCTTTTGGACGCTTTAAATCAATTGGAAGAAGGGCTGAAAGATAACATCAAGAAACTGAGTTCTTTTGATAAATACAAGCAGGAAGTCCTTCTTGGTCATCTTGATTGGTCTCCAATGCATAAAGATGCTACTTTTTGGCGAGACAATATAACAAACTTTGAAGAAAATGATTTCCAGGTAATTCATAAGCATTACTTTAGTACGgagtacaaattttttttttttataccatACGAAGTATCCTACAAATATATGAACACATGAATATAAGTCGCTGACAATGGGCAATATACATGGTAGACTCTACGTGTTCTGCTCACGATATTGGAAACATCAAGTGATCCGAGAACACTAGCTGTTGCTTGCTTTGATCTGTCCCAGTTTATTCAATACCATCCAGCGGGTCGGGTCATTGTCACCGACCTCAAAGCAAAGGAGCGGGTCATGAAACTGATGAACCATGAAAATGCTGAGGTCACCAAAAACGCATTGCTTTGTATCCAAAGGCTCTTCCTTGGTGCCAAGTATGCAAGCTTTCTACAGGTTTAATTTTTCGCTATCTGGATCGTATCAATATACGAGCGTATGCATCTCTTGTGCCCTTCCTCTAGGCTTTGTATTTGTTGAATGGTTTGTTTTTTTCGAATAAAATATAGAtgcatgtattattatttatttttattattatttttgctgGTAATGGATGGTGATGAAATAAAAAGGTTGAGGGCTATTTATCAATTATTGTAAATTTAATTAAGCAAGATGTGTAAAAAGTGGTGTTGACTGTTAAGTGATGCATCATGTCTACAGGATTTGTTACTTTGGATTTGTAGTATGTTTTGTTTGTTTCTTCACTTCGTTTTGGATTCTTGTATCATGTGAATGTTCCTGCTACTTGATCTTTTGTTGTGTTGAGTTGCTTTCTCATCTCgtataaatatttataaaaatatagatgttagatgtatatatttaaaaataatggaAAAAGGCATAAAGCAGTCACTTTTATCATCATCTGACACAACATATAATGCGACTTCCAAATATCTATTATCTAATCTATTTTATATAAACAACTGGTTTATTTATAACTCGCCTTTTCTCGAGAATTAGATATAATTTATTAAGTCAAAATTAACTTGAGTGCAACTTGATGAACCGACTTTTTATTCTCTGGATGGCCATACTAACTCCGGATGGCCTTATTAACTCGCGACAGTTCTCATCGAGGGTGTCAAAGACGGTTCGATTGAAAATGGGAGAAGAAGAGAGGATGTTCTAGTCACGTCTGTCTTCACTTGTCTTGTATGCCTTCATTGTCTTCTTTATATAAGCCCATTAGAGACGGTTCATTAACAACGTTTAGACCTTTTAGTTCCTATTTAAACACATTGGAGCATGATCTTGAAATCGTCAATTTTAGGGTATAATGATATGGAAATAAATTGATCTATTTTTATGGGTATAGAGAGAGTGACCTGTTTGGTCCCGATTTCACAACAAGAAGTTTGTGGAGAggagtgaatacaattctttttgttaATTGAGATTATTTATCTGTTTAAGCATATAATTAACAATCAATTAAATCAGAGTCATAAGTAATTTTTAACGTTATTCTTTTATTGAAATAATCTCAAAGAATCGCGGTTATCCTTTGGCGGAATAGATAATCGGTTGATACAGATTAAACCTAGATAGCTTTCGAACGAATGAAGCTTATACAAGGTTTAAACTTTATCGATTTAATACCTACACCACTA includes these proteins:
- the LOC139851967 gene encoding V-type proton ATPase subunit H-like isoform X1; this translates as MPTDQAELTSDQVLRRDIPWETYMTTKLITGTSLQLLRRYDKKSENDRAPLLENDGPSYIRVFISILRDIQKEDTVEYVLALIDDMLTVSPNRAKLFHDKSLADEDIYEPFLRLLWKGSWFIQEKSSKILTLVVSARPKQNGLISNGESKKKTTSSDDVLKGLVEWLCIQLKRPSHPSRSIPVSISCLATLLKEPVVRSSFVQADGVKLLVPLISPASTQQSIQLLYETCLCVWLLSYYEPAIEYLATSRALPRLLDVVKGSTKEKVVRLIVLTFKNLLSKGTFGAQMVDLGLPQIVQSLKAQAWSDEDLLDALNQLEEGLKDNIKKLSSFDKYKQEVLLGHLDWSPMHKDATFWRDNITNFEENDFQTLRVLLTILETSSDPRTLAVACFDLSQFIQYHPAGRVIVTDLKAKERVMKLMNHENAEVTKNALLCIQRLFLGAKYASFLQV
- the LOC139851967 gene encoding V-type proton ATPase subunit H-like isoform X2; this encodes MPTDQAELTSDQVLRRDIPWETYMTTKLITGTSLQLLRRYDKKSENDRAPLLENDGPSYIRVFISILRDIQKEDTVEYVLALIDDMLTVSPNRAKLFHDKSLADEDIYEPFLRLLWKGSWFIQEKSSKILTLVVSARPKQNGLISNGESKKKTTSSDDVLKGLVEWLCIQLKRPSHPSRSIPVSISCLATLLKEPVVRSSFVQADGVKLLVPLISPASTQQSIQLLYETCLCVWLLSYYEPAIEYLATSRALPRLLDVVKGSTKEKVVRLIVLTFKNLLSKGTFGAQMVDLGLPQIVQSLKAQAWSDEDLLDALNQLEEGLKDNIKKLSSFDKYKQEVLLGHLDWSPMHKDATFWRDNITNFEENDFQ